One stretch of Desulfovibrio sp. UCD-KL4C DNA includes these proteins:
- a CDS encoding UPF0489 family protein, with amino-acid sequence MGEWVVDFKGRNHSTAINLNFLWKERNVFIMDNHRAALWCWVSSLKQNSDIGLFHVDRHYDALFSDKDYAHFPHSSFSSLPIEEYLSCGYDNDYFSVTPLFRWDNYLGLFIEKYRKQVKEWAFATHGKGSAPKDIRYAAYDPWEFPAALGELEGKWIFNLDLDYFFGRMSSGEMEKMFTDTYIIDFVKGIRACLDSGVIAVLTVSLSPECTGGWQGAESVLQLVTDGLGIDFKLPA; translated from the coding sequence ATGGGTGAGTGGGTAGTTGATTTTAAGGGACGTAATCATTCAACTGCAATTAATCTTAATTTTTTGTGGAAAGAGCGGAATGTTTTTATAATGGATAATCATCGGGCTGCGCTTTGGTGCTGGGTTTCAAGTTTAAAGCAAAACTCTGATATAGGATTGTTTCACGTTGATAGGCATTACGATGCTTTGTTTTCTGATAAAGATTATGCTCATTTTCCTCATAGCAGTTTCAGCTCTTTACCCATCGAAGAGTATCTTTCTTGCGGATATGATAATGATTATTTTTCAGTAACTCCGCTTTTCAGGTGGGATAATTACCTAGGTCTGTTTATTGAAAAGTATCGTAAACAAGTTAAAGAGTGGGCTTTTGCAACTCATGGCAAAGGTTCTGCTCCAAAGGATATCCGCTACGCAGCATATGATCCATGGGAGTTTCCTGCTGCCCTTGGTGAGTTGGAAGGGAAATGGATTTTTAATCTTGATCTTGACTATTTCTTCGGAAGAATGAGTAGCGGGGAGATGGAAAAAATGTTCACCGATACGTATATTATTGATTTCGTAAAGGGAATACGCGCTTGCCTTGATTCAGGAGTAATTGCTGTTTTGACGGTGAGTCTAAGCCCTGAATGTACAGGTGGATGGCAAGGTGCCGAGTCCGTTCTTCAGTTGGTTACTGATGGACTCGGAATTGATTTTAAATTGCCTGCCTAG
- a CDS encoding helix-turn-helix transcriptional regulator, giving the protein MQTKDFDSFFERLCEQTDISTQAQLARELGVGRAAISLVKKKGAVPPRWILDLSVRYDIDSTWLESGVGLPHPEESAEAFAGDFTRIPKVAARLSAGGGSFETGGTVESYYAFQKSWVSSKGNPANMVLMEVYGNSMEPELKAGDIVLVDQSKNNVLAGGIYAIGVEDTVMVKRVEKRPGQVVLHSDNTDYSPIFLGGDELANVRVLGQVVWVSREYQ; this is encoded by the coding sequence ATGCAAACGAAAGATTTTGATTCCTTTTTTGAAAGGCTATGCGAGCAGACAGATATTTCAACTCAAGCCCAGTTAGCTCGTGAACTCGGTGTCGGGCGTGCAGCTATTTCATTAGTCAAAAAGAAAGGGGCTGTTCCTCCGCGTTGGATTTTGGATTTATCCGTCCGCTACGATATTGATTCAACGTGGCTTGAATCCGGGGTAGGATTGCCTCACCCCGAAGAAAGCGCAGAGGCTTTTGCTGGTGATTTCACACGAATTCCAAAAGTTGCAGCTAGGCTTTCAGCTGGTGGTGGCTCATTTGAAACTGGCGGAACTGTCGAAAGTTATTATGCTTTTCAAAAAAGCTGGGTAAGCTCAAAAGGTAATCCGGCTAATATGGTCTTGATGGAAGTTTATGGCAACAGCATGGAACCTGAGCTTAAAGCAGGTGATATTGTGTTGGTTGATCAGTCTAAAAACAATGTTTTGGCTGGTGGAATTTATGCAATTGGTGTTGAGGATACTGTTATGGTTAAGCGTGTTGAGAAACGTCCTGGACAGGTAGTTCTACACAGTGACAACACTGATTATTCGCCGATTTTTCTTGGTGGAGATGAACTTGCTAATGTGAGAGTGCTTGGTCAGGTCGTATGGGTTTCACGCGAATACCAATAG